One stretch of Sporocytophaga myxococcoides DSM 11118 DNA includes these proteins:
- a CDS encoding ABC transporter permease: MVVLKLFGLDIKNKFQRAMEFRLNFMITLITSLCYNMALPLFQFFIFKGINGFPGWTVDEVILFQAVLLFWTGIIEFLFGGVRNNIGKDVLHGGFDRIFLWPHHPLVSIFTRGIDIFAFSTVLTGLACIMIVSFRLGLPMSCYSLLLFIVFFFCGIIFYVSLLIIYCALTVLLIKMDRLQEVLDKVFFFGSFPVDLYHGFGKIFFLVIFPSALWIHIPSRVLLGNVDELSFYSVITSLLFFICSVLFWEYQVKRYTSSGG; encoded by the coding sequence ATGGTAGTTCTTAAACTTTTCGGGCTGGATATAAAAAATAAATTTCAGAGAGCCATGGAATTCAGATTGAATTTTATGATCACTCTGATAACATCATTATGCTATAATATGGCATTACCATTGTTCCAGTTTTTTATCTTTAAGGGAATAAATGGCTTTCCAGGCTGGACTGTCGATGAGGTTATTTTATTTCAGGCTGTTCTTTTATTCTGGACAGGTATTATTGAATTTTTATTTGGAGGCGTAAGGAATAATATTGGCAAGGACGTGTTGCATGGTGGATTTGACAGAATCTTTCTCTGGCCTCATCATCCCCTGGTTTCAATATTTACAAGAGGGATTGATATATTCGCTTTCTCAACAGTATTGACAGGTCTTGCATGTATCATGATTGTTTCTTTCCGCCTTGGATTACCGATGTCCTGTTATTCATTACTCCTATTTATTGTATTCTTTTTTTGCGGAATAATATTTTATGTTTCCCTGCTTATTATTTATTGTGCTTTAACTGTTCTATTGATAAAAATGGATAGGCTTCAGGAGGTGCTGGATAAAGTTTTCTTCTTTGGTTCTTTTCCGGTTGATTTATACCACGGTTTTGGAAAGATATTTTTCCTGGTAATTTTTCCATCAGCCCTATGGATACATATTCCGTCAAGGGTTTTGCTGGGTAATGTAGATGAACTTAGTTTTTATTCAGTTATAACAAGCTTGTTATTTTTTATATGTTCAGTTTTATTCTGGGAGTATCAGGTTAAAAGATATACGAGTTCGGGAGGATAG
- a CDS encoding helix-turn-helix domain-containing protein: MAVDLKIINPSILMAVPERQYKFVLIYCKSGKITIDIDDEKYVIEERQFLTITPKQFYQFIEVSNSDGFILEFTYDFFCKSDKAIELIYHNGLYCHFGLNELINIASEESYLNVEHCFSLINKELLNKDFEYEASLHSIVTLLHIEVSRNKIIQQQRPLYKPDALFLNFLNLVRDNFEKRLAAKEYAALLNITEQKLNELTKKNTGETTQQVINDLIILEAKRLLNYEDLNVKQIAFKLGFDDSHYFSRFFKKQTSTRAKDHLRKLLSN, from the coding sequence ATGGCTGTAGATTTAAAAATTATAAATCCAAGTATATTGATGGCAGTGCCTGAAAGGCAATATAAATTTGTATTGATTTACTGTAAATCAGGCAAAATTACCATTGATATAGACGATGAAAAGTATGTAATTGAGGAAAGACAATTTCTGACAATCACTCCTAAACAATTTTATCAGTTTATAGAAGTGAGCAATTCCGATGGTTTTATTCTTGAATTTACGTATGACTTTTTCTGCAAAAGTGATAAGGCTATAGAGTTAATTTATCATAATGGTTTGTATTGCCATTTCGGGTTAAATGAGCTTATTAATATCGCATCAGAAGAAAGTTATCTAAATGTAGAACACTGCTTCAGTTTAATTAATAAGGAGTTATTAAATAAAGATTTTGAATATGAAGCAAGCCTTCATTCGATCGTAACCTTACTTCACATTGAAGTAAGTAGAAATAAAATTATCCAGCAACAACGTCCGTTATACAAGCCGGATGCGCTCTTCCTGAATTTTTTAAATCTTGTAAGGGATAATTTTGAAAAACGACTTGCGGCTAAGGAATATGCAGCTCTTTTAAATATAACAGAACAAAAGTTAAACGAACTGACGAAAAAAAATACCGGAGAAACTACACAGCAGGTTATCAATGACCTTATTATATTGGAAGCCAAAAGATTGTTAAATTATGAAGACTTGAATGTAAAACAAATAGCCTTTAAGCTCGGATTTGACGATTCGCATTATTTTTCAAGGTTTTTTAAAAAGCAAACTTCAACAAGAGCTAAAGATCATTTGAGAAAGCTATTAAGTAACTAA
- a CDS encoding ABC transporter ATP-binding protein yields the protein MIAVRNLSKIYKVSNADNSSLFSSIKSFISREYRNIKALDQIDWEVAQGDIHALIGRNGSGKSTLVKILSGVIYPTEGEALINHCIPWKDRIKYVKNIGVVLGHKTQLTWELPAIDTFILYKNLYSVKTDFFNENLKYLIKEFDAETIIRKPVRNLSLGERMKCEVICSLLHAPKVLFLDEPTIGLDLISKDQVRSAIKNINKELGTTIVLTSHDISDILSLCNKISLIDKGRFLFKGSVNELLEVHASYKLISVDLLKRVDECCLDSFTYIKTGDYSIQIELNGTNNSIHKRLHQVIDELPISDITVESVKLEQVVKSYYEKT from the coding sequence ATGATCGCTGTAAGAAATTTATCTAAAATATATAAGGTTAGTAATGCTGATAACTCCAGTTTATTTAGTTCTATTAAATCCTTTATAAGCCGGGAGTATAGAAATATAAAAGCGCTGGATCAGATAGATTGGGAGGTTGCACAAGGTGATATTCATGCATTGATTGGAAGGAACGGCTCAGGGAAATCTACTTTGGTGAAGATACTTTCAGGAGTGATATATCCGACTGAAGGAGAGGCTCTGATCAATCATTGCATTCCCTGGAAAGACAGGATAAAATATGTGAAGAATATCGGAGTTGTGCTTGGGCATAAAACTCAGTTAACCTGGGAACTTCCTGCAATCGATACCTTTATTCTTTATAAAAATCTGTATTCTGTTAAGACTGATTTTTTCAATGAAAATTTGAAGTACTTAATAAAAGAATTTGATGCTGAAACTATAATCAGAAAACCTGTAAGGAATCTCTCACTAGGGGAACGTATGAAGTGTGAAGTCATTTGTTCTCTGCTTCATGCTCCTAAAGTACTTTTTCTCGATGAACCTACAATAGGCCTTGACCTGATATCAAAAGATCAGGTGAGGTCAGCTATAAAAAACATTAATAAAGAATTAGGCACTACTATAGTTCTTACTTCTCACGATATTTCAGATATCTTAAGCTTATGTAATAAAATTAGTCTGATTGATAAAGGCAGATTTCTCTTTAAAGGTTCTGTGAATGAATTGCTGGAGGTTCATGCTTCTTATAAATTAATTTCTGTAGATCTATTAAAGAGAGTTGACGAGTGCTGTCTGGATAGTTTTACATATATAAAGACTGGTGATTATAGTATTCAGATTGAGCTTAATGGTACTAACAACTCTATTCATAAAAGGCTTCATCAGGTAATTGATGAATTGCCGATAAGTGACATCACAGTGGAGTCTGTGAAACTAGAGCAGGTTGTGAAGTCCTATTATGAGAA
- a CDS encoding GNAT family N-acetyltransferase: protein MAEIKVAVTSEDIASCWEAMFLLRPMLQQTLFVQQIKDLRKEGYTLLFLSEENKVVSIAGYRFITMLYSGKMVYIDDLSTLESCRGKGYATTLLKHISDIAKKHNCSSVQLDSGSMRTDAHKLYLKEDFKINAFHFYKSV, encoded by the coding sequence ATGGCAGAAATTAAAGTTGCTGTCACAAGCGAAGACATAGCTTCTTGTTGGGAAGCTATGTTTCTATTAAGACCTATGCTTCAACAAACTTTATTTGTTCAACAGATTAAAGATTTGAGGAAGGAAGGGTATACTTTGCTTTTTCTTTCAGAAGAAAATAAAGTTGTGTCCATTGCAGGCTATCGTTTTATTACAATGCTCTATAGTGGTAAAATGGTTTATATCGACGACCTTTCAACCTTGGAATCTTGCAGAGGAAAGGGGTATGCAACGACATTGCTAAAACATATCTCTGATATAGCAAAGAAACACAATTGTAGTTCTGTTCAATTGGACAGTGGAAGTATGAGAACCGATGCCCATAAGCTATATTTAAAGGAGGATTTCAAAATTAACGCTTTTCATTTTTATAAATCTGTTTAG
- a CDS encoding ABC transporter permease: protein MSAFYHVFTHHLRQVLQYRGALLLSLFLHPLIMVFHTLMFKGIYEYNHKQTLLGYTLPQMIWYFGSIHFFYYLVWNNIDKSINEKVLYGGFEVQLLKPFSLMAWEFSQLASQKILSAIIEFFPVYLIYYFICFPDFMSISGLFQYLILSVLALFQFFLMSFTMGILSFRLNNITFLNSIKFIIVNIFAGAAFPIEFFPEILKKIILVLPFHYLYYTPVQFLLGRVNSGLWKVFAEGAMLQMIWIFAFYIIARTVLNRTMKSYMSVGG from the coding sequence ATGAGCGCTTTTTATCATGTATTCACACATCATTTGCGACAGGTATTACAATACAGGGGTGCATTACTGTTATCTCTTTTTTTACATCCTTTGATAATGGTATTCCATACGCTTATGTTTAAAGGAATATATGAATACAATCACAAGCAAACGCTCTTAGGATATACATTGCCTCAAATGATATGGTATTTCGGATCCATACATTTCTTTTATTATCTGGTCTGGAATAATATTGACAAAAGTATCAATGAAAAGGTATTGTATGGTGGATTTGAAGTCCAGCTGCTTAAGCCATTTTCACTCATGGCATGGGAGTTTTCTCAATTAGCTTCTCAAAAGATACTTTCTGCTATTATTGAATTTTTTCCCGTTTACCTTATCTATTATTTTATATGCTTCCCGGATTTTATGTCAATTTCAGGTTTATTTCAATATCTGATATTATCTGTTCTCGCACTATTTCAGTTCTTCCTGATGAGCTTTACTATGGGGATTTTATCTTTTAGATTGAATAATATAACATTCCTTAATAGTATTAAATTTATCATTGTAAACATATTTGCAGGGGCTGCATTTCCCATAGAATTCTTTCCGGAAATACTGAAAAAAATAATATTGGTCCTTCCGTTTCATTATCTGTATTATACTCCCGTTCAATTTTTGTTAGGGAGAGTTAATTCAGGATTGTGGAAAGTATTTGCTGAAGGTGCTATGCTACAGATGATATGGATATTTGCTTTCTATATTATAGCAAGAACCGTTCTGAACAGAACAATGAAATCATATATGTCTGTAGGAGGATAG
- a CDS encoding transcription termination/antitermination NusG family protein: MEDLDLLYSSEAIYKNWYVLHVDHHKTDYFLRFVKRKLGNDYPIISFSRELLHYKDKKYLVIEKPLFPGYLFVHKQPEKVLHLIKDNFKEIYASIIRFEGEAAEVNGHEMRLLLTLADRTGKVGISKAYKEGEAIVIASGPLSNLKGEIRFIDKKKRKVNVSFPLLNTMMNVSLSYDLL; this comes from the coding sequence ATGGAAGATTTAGATCTATTGTATTCTAGTGAGGCAATATATAAAAACTGGTATGTATTGCATGTTGACCATCATAAAACAGATTATTTTCTCCGTTTTGTTAAAAGGAAATTAGGCAATGATTATCCTATCATCTCATTCTCGCGTGAGTTGCTGCATTATAAAGATAAAAAGTATTTAGTGATTGAAAAACCCTTGTTCCCGGGGTATTTGTTTGTTCACAAACAGCCGGAGAAAGTATTGCATTTGATAAAGGATAACTTCAAAGAGATTTATGCCAGTATCATTCGGTTTGAAGGAGAGGCCGCTGAAGTGAATGGCCATGAAATGCGCCTTTTATTAACCTTGGCAGATCGTACAGGTAAAGTGGGTATATCTAAGGCATATAAAGAGGGGGAGGCAATAGTAATAGCATCCGGTCCACTTTCAAATTTAAAAGGAGAGATTAGGTTTATTGATAAAAAGAAGAGGAAGGTTAATGTTTCCTTTCCTTTATTAAACACCATGATGAATGTTTCTTTAAGTTATGACCTTCTATGA
- a CDS encoding class I SAM-dependent methyltransferase: MIKIKDIIEIPKENEITSVEDHHGEFMHNLIKDNNLKSTLEIGFAYGKSGAYIMSATQGHHVAIDPFQDDFKNIGVENIGRIGLSQHLELHRDFSHMVLPQLLKEDRRFDFVFIDGDHRFDGIFIDFYYSDLLLNPGGFILFHDTWMRSTCMVESFIRNNRKDYKYIKIKENNLCLIQKVGKDNREWMHFKEFYTLKSFWAYKMTIKKLKLKN; the protein is encoded by the coding sequence ATGATTAAAATCAAAGATATCATTGAAATACCTAAAGAGAATGAAATCACTTCAGTTGAAGATCATCATGGGGAGTTCATGCATAACCTTATTAAGGATAATAATTTAAAAAGCACTCTTGAAATAGGTTTTGCATATGGAAAGTCTGGAGCCTACATCATGTCTGCAACTCAAGGGCATCATGTGGCAATAGATCCTTTTCAGGATGATTTTAAAAATATAGGAGTTGAAAATATCGGAAGAATTGGCTTAAGTCAACATCTGGAATTACACAGAGACTTTTCTCATATGGTGCTTCCTCAATTACTGAAAGAAGACAGACGTTTTGATTTTGTTTTTATTGATGGTGATCATAGGTTTGATGGAATTTTTATTGATTTCTATTATTCTGATCTTCTGCTGAATCCGGGAGGATTTATATTGTTCCATGACACCTGGATGAGAAGCACTTGTATGGTTGAGAGTTTTATCAGAAACAACAGGAAGGATTATAAATACATTAAGATAAAAGAAAATAACCTTTGCCTGATTCAAAAGGTGGGTAAGGATAACAGAGAGTGGATGCATTTTAAAGAGTTCTATACTTTGAAATCATTCTGGGCGTATAAAATGACAATTAAGAAGCTAAAATTGAAAAATTAA
- a CDS encoding carboxymuconolactone decarboxylase family protein: protein MQTKRIDINKVTPGAYQSLIQLDKYIYDTGFPKVWYHLIKVRASLINGCALCVQSHSKDALADGETVKRLLALNAWKDSPYFSDEEKAILALTDEATLISENGVSDEIFNNAINILGQEKVSHSIMAIACINAWNRIGRATLLIPE from the coding sequence ATGCAAACGAAAAGAATTGACATTAACAAAGTAACCCCAGGTGCTTATCAGTCTCTTATTCAATTAGATAAATATATCTATGATACGGGATTCCCTAAGGTCTGGTATCATCTTATTAAAGTAAGAGCATCGTTGATCAATGGTTGTGCACTTTGTGTGCAGTCTCATAGTAAAGATGCATTGGCAGATGGAGAAACAGTGAAAAGACTTCTTGCTTTGAATGCATGGAAAGATTCACCTTACTTTTCGGATGAAGAGAAAGCTATATTGGCTTTAACTGATGAGGCAACATTAATTTCAGAGAATGGAGTCTCTGATGAAATCTTTAATAACGCAATCAATATTCTTGGGCAAGAGAAAGTTTCTCATTCCATTATGGCAATTGCCTGTATTAACGCCTGGAACCGCATTGGAAGAGCTACATTACTAATTCCGGAATAA